From a single Lactococcus allomyrinae genomic region:
- a CDS encoding adenylosuccinate synthase, translating to MPSVVVVGTQWGDEGKGKITDFLSSNAEVIARYQGGDNAGHTIVIDGKKFKLHLIPSGIFFPEKISVIGNGVVVNPKSLVEEIAYLAENGVSADSLRISDRAHVILPYHKKLDFLQEEAKGDKKIGTTIKGIGPAYMDKAARVGIRIADLLDKEIFEERLRINLEAKNREFIKMYDSEALEFDDIFEEYYEYGQQLKKYVTDTSVILNDALDAGKRVLFEGAQGVMLDIDQGTYPFVTSSNPVAGGVTIGSGVGPSKISKVVGVCKAYTSRVGDGPFPTELFDEVGHQIREVGHEYGTTTGRPRRVGWFDSVVMRHAKRVSGLTNLSLNSIDVLSGLDTVKICVAYERSNGERITHYPASLKELADCKPIYEELPGWSEDITSVRTLEELPEAARNYVRRVGELVGVRISTFSVGPGREQTNVLESVWGV from the coding sequence ATGCCATCAGTAGTAGTTGTCGGAACGCAATGGGGAGACGAGGGAAAAGGTAAAATTACCGATTTTTTGAGTTCAAATGCCGAAGTCATCGCTCGATATCAAGGAGGAGACAATGCAGGTCATACTATTGTTATCGACGGTAAGAAGTTCAAACTACATCTGATTCCGTCAGGAATCTTTTTCCCAGAAAAAATCTCGGTGATTGGTAACGGTGTTGTTGTCAATCCAAAATCGCTCGTTGAAGAGATTGCTTATCTCGCTGAAAATGGTGTTTCAGCTGATAGTTTGCGAATTTCAGATCGGGCGCACGTGATTTTGCCTTATCACAAAAAACTTGATTTTCTTCAAGAAGAAGCCAAAGGCGATAAAAAAATCGGTACAACCATCAAAGGAATTGGCCCAGCTTACATGGACAAAGCAGCGCGTGTCGGGATTCGGATTGCGGACTTGCTTGATAAGGAAATTTTTGAAGAACGCTTACGCATCAATCTTGAAGCCAAAAATCGCGAATTTATTAAAATGTATGACTCGGAAGCACTTGAATTTGATGACATCTTTGAAGAATACTACGAATATGGTCAACAACTCAAAAAATATGTGACCGATACATCAGTGATCTTGAATGATGCTTTAGATGCAGGCAAACGTGTGCTTTTTGAAGGCGCGCAAGGTGTCATGCTTGATATTGACCAAGGCACTTATCCATTTGTAACCTCATCAAATCCTGTTGCAGGCGGTGTCACGATTGGCTCAGGTGTTGGTCCAAGCAAGATTTCCAAAGTCGTCGGTGTCTGCAAAGCCTATACTTCACGTGTTGGCGATGGTCCGTTTCCTACTGAACTTTTTGACGAAGTCGGTCATCAAATTCGTGAAGTCGGTCACGAATATGGCACGACAACTGGTCGTCCTCGACGTGTAGGCTGGTTTGACTCAGTGGTTATGCGCCATGCCAAGCGTGTGTCGGGACTGACCAACCTCAGTTTGAATTCTATTGATGTCTTGTCAGGACTTGATACAGTGAAAATCTGTGTCGCTTACGAACGAAGCAATGGCGAACGCATCACGCATTATCCAGCTTCACTCAAAGAACTCGCAGATTGCAAACCGATTTATGAAGAATTGCCAGGCTGGTCTGAGGACATCACCTCTGTAAGAACACTCGAGGAACTTCCAGAAGCAGCTCGCAACTATGTGCGCCGTGTCGGAGAGTTGGTTGGCGTGCGCATTTCGACATTTTCTGTTGGACCAGGACGTGAACAAACTAACGTTTTAGAGTCTGTATGGGGTGTTTAA
- the pheS gene encoding phenylalanine--tRNA ligase subunit alpha, producing MDLKEKIEELRARTLTELLSVTDEKTLVNLRTVMLGKKGELTEILKGMKDLTNDERPVIGSLANAFRDEFGTKFEAKKAEIEQVAMNAALGAETLDVTLPGCKQRRGTRHILTQTQEEIEEIFLGMGYEIVDGYEVETDHYNFERMNLPKDHPARDMQDTFYITSETLLRTHTSPMQARTMDAHDFSKGGLRMIAPGRVYRRDTDDATHSHQFHQIEGLVVDKNITMADLKGTLDLVMKKMFGQDRELRWRPSYFPFTEPSVEVDISCFKCGGKGCNVCKHTGWIEILGAGMVHPNVLEMSGLDANLYSGFAFGLGQERIAMLRYGINDIRGFYQGDLRFLEQFGK from the coding sequence ATGGATTTAAAAGAAAAAATTGAGGAACTGCGCGCACGCACGCTGACAGAACTTCTGTCAGTAACTGATGAAAAAACACTGGTCAATCTGCGGACGGTTATGCTGGGTAAAAAAGGTGAATTGACTGAAATTCTCAAAGGGATGAAGGATTTGACGAATGACGAGCGCCCTGTGATAGGTAGCTTGGCTAACGCTTTTCGTGATGAATTTGGTACAAAGTTTGAAGCGAAGAAAGCTGAAATTGAGCAAGTTGCGATGAATGCAGCATTGGGAGCTGAAACGCTTGATGTGACTTTACCGGGATGTAAGCAAAGAAGAGGCACGCGCCACATTCTCACGCAGACACAAGAGGAAATCGAAGAAATTTTCCTCGGCATGGGCTACGAAATCGTGGACGGCTACGAAGTTGAAACGGACCACTATAATTTCGAGCGCATGAATTTGCCCAAAGACCACCCTGCACGCGATATGCAGGATACTTTTTACATCACGAGCGAAACGTTATTGCGCACACACACCTCGCCGATGCAGGCAAGGACAATGGATGCGCACGACTTCAGCAAGGGCGGATTGCGCATGATTGCGCCTGGGCGTGTTTACCGCCGCGACACCGATGATGCGACGCACAGCCACCAATTTCATCAAATTGAGGGGCTTGTCGTGGATAAAAACATCACTATGGCTGACCTCAAAGGCACGCTTGATCTCGTGATGAAAAAAATGTTTGGTCAAGACCGCGAACTTCGCTGGCGGCCGAGTTATTTCCCATTCACTGAGCCATCGGTTGAGGTCGATATTTCTTGCTTCAAGTGCGGCGGAAAAGGCTGCAACGTCTGCAAACACACCGGCTGGATTGAAATTCTTGGCGCTGGTATGGTTCACCCAAATGTGCTGGAAATGTCGGGGCTTGATGCTAACCTATACAGCGGCTTTGCTTTTGGACTGGGGCAAGAACGCATCGCCATGCTGAGGTACGGGATTAATGATATTCGTGGATTTTATCAGGGGGATTTAAGGTTTTTGGAGCAGTTTGGGAAGTGA